In Chitinophaga sp. HK235, a single window of DNA contains:
- a CDS encoding outer membrane beta-barrel family protein, with the protein MTLRGTLLLFLLLIVISLQARQQGGSVTGQVIDSITGKPVEFATVVLMQAADRKAVAHTLADSQGGFNFGSVAFGSYQIGITMLGYTPRMLDSFRVDAAHLTHRLGIRYLSQTMRQLGGVTVTGKKPLIELEDEKLIYNVENDIEKDNSSASDIMRKIPLVTVDADGTIKLKGQTNYKVLLNGRATSMITRDPKEALKAYPASIIKKIEIITEPSAKYDAEGIGGIINIITQKQVIGYNGSLYSNYNTMGRFSGGASISARKKKVGITAYAGGNQNSTRLSSSISRESFIPGNEGLLLQNTETRNNSHTLFGSLELTYDIDSSNSVTMFGNGSINKSVVRMPQDNFWYNSARQLSQTGIYTSDNYSDAHGTGFGLDYQHKFKQPGHELSFVLNRTTSSGNGHTDNGQHNEPGTDSFYRNDNTTQNLMTAVQADYTLPLPHDQKLEAGFKGTFQYAENNATQTIRNSKGDTVPNPERSNIFNTKLDILAFYLTYRFKIGSKISVKPGTRLEQTYQTGDFISNNTKIKSNYLSLIPTINITWQMEPLSSLSLSYSRRLQRPSIHMLNPYVNDNDPNNIVHGNPNLKPSYANSFGLYYNKILEKFSLNTGIDYTFINNYIQSIISVDTTKGITISTFDNVGRSNATGLSLSLRFALTKKWNININGRVLYADFNNGSNLRSSGISGTVYTNTDYNFGHDFRADAYGYWYSSSPSLQGSSGSNIGYGFTLRKDLFNKKLSLSLAADQPFRKQRPMVSETKDASFHRIFTSYFPANSYNISISWRFGKLTTSATRNKSVVDTGQ; encoded by the coding sequence ATGACGCTAAGAGGCACATTGCTGTTGTTCCTGTTATTGATTGTTATTTCCCTTCAGGCCCGCCAGCAAGGGGGATCTGTTACCGGGCAGGTGATAGACAGCATTACCGGGAAACCGGTAGAATTTGCGACTGTAGTACTGATGCAGGCGGCCGATCGTAAAGCTGTTGCCCATACCCTCGCCGACAGTCAGGGAGGTTTTAACTTCGGAAGCGTGGCCTTTGGCTCCTATCAGATAGGCATTACCATGCTGGGCTATACTCCCCGTATGCTCGACTCGTTCAGGGTAGATGCAGCCCATCTCACCCACCGCCTGGGCATCCGCTACCTGTCACAAACCATGCGGCAGCTGGGCGGAGTGACCGTTACCGGCAAAAAGCCACTGATTGAGCTGGAAGATGAAAAACTGATTTACAACGTAGAAAATGATATCGAAAAAGATAACAGCTCCGCTTCGGATATCATGCGTAAAATACCATTGGTCACCGTTGATGCCGACGGAACCATCAAATTAAAAGGCCAGACCAACTACAAAGTGTTACTAAACGGAAGGGCCACTTCCATGATCACCAGAGACCCCAAAGAAGCTCTAAAAGCCTATCCTGCCAGTATCATCAAAAAAATAGAAATTATCACCGAGCCATCCGCCAAGTACGATGCAGAAGGGATCGGAGGTATTATCAACATCATCACCCAAAAACAGGTGATAGGATATAATGGTAGCCTTTACAGCAATTATAACACCATGGGCAGGTTCAGTGGCGGGGCTTCCATCAGCGCGCGGAAAAAGAAAGTCGGTATTACCGCTTATGCAGGCGGGAACCAAAATAGTACCCGCCTCAGCAGCTCCATCAGCAGGGAAAGCTTTATCCCCGGCAACGAAGGGCTATTACTGCAAAACACAGAAACCAGGAATAACAGCCATACCCTGTTCGGCAGCCTTGAACTTACCTACGACATAGATAGCTCCAACAGTGTGACGATGTTTGGTAATGGCAGTATTAACAAATCTGTCGTTCGCATGCCCCAGGACAACTTCTGGTATAACAGTGCGCGCCAACTTAGTCAAACCGGTATTTACACCAGTGATAACTACAGTGATGCTCATGGCACAGGGTTTGGCCTGGACTACCAGCATAAATTCAAACAACCCGGACATGAACTATCATTTGTACTAAACAGAACCACCAGTTCCGGAAACGGGCATACCGATAATGGTCAACATAACGAACCCGGCACAGACAGTTTTTACCGAAATGATAATACTACCCAAAATCTAATGACTGCAGTACAAGCAGATTATACCCTGCCATTACCTCACGACCAGAAACTGGAAGCCGGCTTCAAAGGTACTTTTCAATATGCAGAAAATAATGCTACGCAAACTATCAGAAATTCAAAAGGTGATACGGTCCCGAACCCTGAACGCTCTAATATTTTTAACACCAAACTGGACATTCTGGCTTTTTACTTAACCTACCGTTTTAAAATTGGGTCCAAGATAAGCGTTAAGCCCGGTACGAGGTTGGAACAGACTTATCAAACAGGGGATTTTATTTCCAATAATACTAAAATCAAAAGCAACTACCTCAGCTTGATACCCACCATTAACATTACCTGGCAGATGGAACCCCTCAGTAGCTTATCTTTATCCTATAGTCGCAGATTACAACGACCCAGTATTCATATGCTCAACCCATATGTCAATGATAATGATCCCAACAATATTGTACACGGTAATCCGAATCTAAAACCCTCTTATGCTAACAGCTTTGGGCTTTACTACAATAAAATCCTGGAAAAATTTAGTCTGAATACAGGCATAGACTACACTTTTATCAATAATTATATTCAGAGTATCATCAGCGTTGACACCACAAAAGGTATCACTATCTCCACCTTTGACAATGTTGGCAGATCAAATGCTACTGGCCTCAGTCTAAGTCTTCGCTTTGCATTAACCAAAAAATGGAATATAAATATCAATGGGCGGGTTTTGTACGCAGATTTCAACAATGGCAGCAACCTGCGAAGCAGCGGCATATCTGGAACAGTATATACAAACACAGATTATAACTTCGGGCATGATTTCCGCGCCGATGCCTACGGGTATTGGTACTCCAGTAGTCCCAGCCTGCAGGGCAGCAGCGGATCCAATATCGGCTATGGATTCACTCTCCGTAAAGATCTGTTCAATAAAAAACTATCCCTCAGCCTGGCCGCTGACCAGCCCTTCCGGAAGCAACGCCCTATGGTGTCTGAAACAAAGGATGCCTCTTTTCACCGGATATTCACTTCCTATTTCCCGGCGAACTCATATAATATATCCATTAGCTGGCGTTTCGGGAAACTAACCACCAGCGCTACACGAAACAAAAGCGTAGTCGATACCGGTCAATAA
- a CDS encoding FUSC family membrane protein — protein sequence MRTEQRINDIKSFLYSYHFSNGLRTTISVVVPSLIFAAIGQLGLGIAMSMGALCTALSDVPGTIIHKRNGLIISTILIFITALGTGLLLPYPTPMAFWILGCCFVYAMMLVYGNRGGNIGTGCLLIMVSILGETHLSPKMTVVYAGMVLLGSIWYSLLALILWQIRPYLNVQQALGDCILQTARYLELRANFYTPGVDVVANYKAVLAQQVIVNEKQENVRELLLKRRSAQQGTTSINKSMVLIFLDMVDLQEQIMASQTDYNALQRDFRQDDILGKFHALITEFVEELENIGLAVAAGQRSLPKTNLKYEMEKVKKAIADITLKLPTLAERTRTIPLTNILQNLQDMAQRIYNLHRLTRLERLKDATIDPKLELSKFTTRQKYDFETFRDNLTFKSHIFRHAIRVSLATVTGYLLGMTLHLDRVYWILLTIVVILKPGFGLTRSRSIQRLIGTVLGALFAAGLLYITHNNTIIFITMLLCILGAYSFMSFQYTLSVFFVTPFIIFLLHFLHPADLYNATQRVLDTFIGGGIAFFANMLLWPSWEHNTLPGFMQKMLLSNRKYFELVLKVYAGESNTVTDFKLARKATYVDTANMMAAFQRMLSEPKSKQKNASKVYHFVVLNHTLTSHIAALAAYSMHHGVQFPRPEYREITNYLLSYMDQLYLMIDPQTREQAQLQAPINAFDTLDEHLHNLVHLRQLEINEGKGATPIRDEMLETKQVHDQLQAMLSLVKDMGKALS from the coding sequence TTGCGTACAGAACAGCGGATCAACGATATTAAGAGCTTCCTTTACAGTTATCATTTCAGCAACGGTTTGCGCACCACTATCAGTGTGGTGGTCCCATCCCTTATATTTGCGGCCATTGGCCAACTGGGCCTGGGTATTGCCATGTCGATGGGTGCCTTGTGTACCGCCCTCAGCGATGTACCAGGTACTATCATCCATAAGCGCAACGGGCTTATCATCAGCACCATCCTGATTTTTATTACGGCACTGGGTACAGGGCTGCTATTGCCTTACCCAACACCGATGGCTTTCTGGATACTGGGTTGTTGTTTTGTATATGCAATGATGCTGGTGTATGGCAACCGAGGCGGTAATATCGGCACCGGCTGTCTGCTGATTATGGTCTCCATCCTTGGTGAGACTCATCTTTCACCAAAGATGACGGTAGTGTACGCAGGCATGGTACTGCTGGGCAGTATCTGGTACTCCCTGCTGGCGCTGATCCTGTGGCAGATCCGGCCCTACCTCAACGTACAACAGGCCCTGGGTGACTGTATCCTGCAAACCGCCCGCTACCTGGAACTGAGAGCTAATTTCTATACCCCGGGAGTAGATGTTGTGGCCAACTACAAGGCTGTACTGGCCCAACAGGTGATCGTCAACGAAAAACAGGAAAACGTGCGCGAGCTGCTGTTAAAAAGACGCTCAGCCCAACAAGGTACCACCAGTATCAACAAAAGTATGGTACTCATCTTCCTGGACATGGTGGACCTGCAGGAACAGATCATGGCCTCCCAGACAGACTATAATGCCCTCCAGCGTGATTTCCGGCAGGATGATATCCTCGGAAAATTCCATGCCCTCATCACCGAATTTGTGGAAGAACTCGAAAACATAGGACTGGCTGTGGCAGCCGGACAACGCTCCCTGCCCAAAACCAATCTGAAATATGAAATGGAAAAGGTGAAAAAGGCAATAGCGGACATCACCCTCAAACTGCCTACCCTGGCAGAGAGGACCCGTACCATCCCACTCACCAATATCCTTCAGAACCTACAGGACATGGCGCAAAGGATCTACAACCTGCACCGCCTTACCCGCCTCGAACGACTGAAAGATGCCACCATTGATCCCAAGCTGGAACTGTCTAAGTTTACCACCCGACAGAAATATGATTTTGAAACTTTCCGGGACAACCTCACCTTTAAATCCCATATTTTCAGGCATGCTATCCGCGTAAGCCTCGCTACCGTGACTGGTTATCTGCTGGGAATGACCCTGCATCTGGACCGTGTGTACTGGATCCTCCTGACGATTGTGGTAATCCTGAAACCCGGCTTCGGCCTTACCCGCTCACGCAGCATACAACGCCTGATAGGTACTGTACTCGGAGCACTCTTTGCTGCCGGGCTGCTTTACATCACACATAACAATACCATTATATTCATCACCATGCTGCTGTGTATCCTGGGCGCCTATAGTTTTATGAGCTTCCAGTATACGCTGAGTGTGTTTTTTGTAACCCCCTTTATCATCTTCCTGTTGCATTTCCTGCATCCGGCTGATCTCTACAATGCTACCCAAAGAGTACTCGACACCTTTATTGGCGGAGGCATCGCCTTCTTCGCCAATATGTTGCTGTGGCCTTCCTGGGAACACAATACCCTGCCAGGGTTCATGCAAAAAATGCTGCTCTCCAACCGAAAATACTTTGAACTGGTGTTAAAGGTATACGCCGGAGAAAGCAATACCGTGACGGATTTCAAACTGGCCCGTAAAGCCACTTATGTAGACACGGCCAATATGATGGCCGCCTTCCAGCGGATGCTGTCTGAACCTAAAAGCAAACAGAAAAACGCCTCCAAAGTATATCACTTTGTAGTACTGAACCATACCCTTACTTCCCATATAGCCGCCCTGGCCGCATACAGCATGCATCACGGTGTGCAGTTTCCCAGGCCGGAATACCGGGAAATAACCAATTACCTGCTATCTTACATGGACCAGCTGTACCTGATGATTGATCCCCAGACCCGCGAACAAGCCCAACTACAGGCTCCCATCAACGCTTTTGATACACTGGATGAACATCTGCACAACCTGGTGCATCTCAGACAGCTCGAGATCAACGAAGGTAAAGGTGCTACCCCCATCAGGGATGAAATGCTGGAAACCAAACAGGTCCATGACCAGCTGCAGGCCATGCTTTCTCTCGTAAAAGATATGGGTAAAGCGCTGAGCTGA
- a CDS encoding IS1182 family transposase produces MPKGKTLSVVFKANQQHQAMLFPPEIGDLIAENHPVRVVDDVIEKIDITLLLKRYKAGGTSSYHPRMLLKVLIYAYINNIYSSRKIEEALGQNIHFMWLSGMSKPDHNTINRFRGERLQKVLQPIFTQVVLLLCEEGLLNIKELYTDGTKIESQANRYSFVWSNGIKYSKEKIKQQLNDLWKYAQSVAASELGDDTDPSGYDKIDSEKVSKTIAAINDALKEKPIDKRIRQKLGYAHRNWPSALDKYEQQEQIIGSNRNSYSKTDPAATFMRMKEDHMKNGQLKPAYNLQISTNNQYIVNYSLHQQSTDTSTLISHLLQYIRLYKRVPANITADAGYGSEQNYQWLENRRITAYVKHASFDRNQHRSTKTREMFKAQNLPYNAEKDHYICPAGQRMRRKSTFPKTTKNGYGQTITTYQARTCEGCTLRQMCHDQQTNRIIEVNHNLNRLKELADKRLKGRKGIQKRKQRCHDVESVFANIKHNHGFKRFMLKGMDKVSIEMGLMAMAHNLRKKTA; encoded by the coding sequence ATGCCCAAAGGAAAAACACTATCAGTAGTCTTTAAAGCCAATCAGCAGCACCAGGCTATGCTTTTCCCTCCCGAGATTGGGGATCTGATAGCCGAGAATCACCCAGTTCGTGTGGTGGATGACGTAATAGAAAAGATCGATATAACTTTATTGCTGAAGCGTTATAAAGCAGGAGGAACCAGCAGTTACCATCCCAGGATGTTATTGAAAGTCCTTATTTACGCTTATATAAATAACATTTACAGTAGCCGTAAAATAGAGGAGGCACTAGGCCAGAACATCCACTTTATGTGGCTTAGTGGTATGAGTAAACCCGATCATAATACGATCAACAGGTTCCGTGGTGAACGCTTGCAAAAGGTATTACAACCTATATTCACCCAGGTGGTATTGTTGTTATGCGAAGAAGGCTTACTGAACATAAAAGAACTGTACACTGACGGGACAAAGATAGAATCGCAGGCAAATCGCTACAGTTTTGTATGGAGCAATGGCATTAAGTACAGTAAAGAAAAAATAAAACAGCAGCTTAATGACTTGTGGAAATATGCACAATCAGTGGCAGCTTCAGAATTGGGTGATGATACGGACCCATCCGGATATGACAAAATCGACAGTGAAAAAGTCAGTAAAACAATAGCGGCCATCAATGACGCCCTCAAAGAAAAACCCATAGACAAGCGGATCAGACAAAAGCTGGGATATGCTCACCGTAACTGGCCTTCAGCGTTGGATAAGTATGAGCAACAGGAACAAATAATAGGCTCTAACCGCAATAGCTATAGCAAAACAGATCCCGCCGCTACCTTTATGCGTATGAAGGAAGATCATATGAAGAATGGTCAGCTTAAACCAGCTTATAATCTCCAGATAAGTACTAATAATCAATACATCGTCAATTACAGCCTTCATCAGCAGTCCACGGATACATCAACTTTAATCAGTCATCTCCTGCAGTATATACGGTTATATAAACGAGTGCCCGCCAATATTACAGCGGATGCAGGGTATGGCAGCGAACAGAACTATCAATGGTTGGAAAACAGGAGAATTACGGCTTATGTTAAGCATGCTTCCTTCGATCGCAACCAGCACCGGTCAACTAAAACCAGGGAAATGTTCAAGGCCCAAAACCTACCCTACAATGCTGAAAAGGACCACTATATCTGCCCTGCCGGCCAGCGAATGCGTAGAAAAAGTACGTTCCCAAAAACAACTAAAAACGGGTACGGGCAAACAATAACTACTTATCAAGCCAGAACATGCGAAGGATGTACATTACGGCAGATGTGTCATGATCAACAAACAAATCGCATCATAGAAGTAAATCATAATCTAAATCGTCTTAAGGAGCTGGCTGACAAACGATTAAAAGGAAGAAAAGGAATACAGAAGCGTAAACAACGTTGCCATGACGTGGAATCTGTCTTCGCAAATATTAAGCATAATCATGGCTTTAAAAGATTTATGCTAAAAGGGATGGATAAAGTGTCAATCGAAATGGGATTAATGGCTATGGCACACAATCTTAGAAAGAAAACAGCATAA
- the bshC gene encoding bacillithiol biosynthesis cysteine-adding enzyme BshC, whose product MLEYIPYGKTGYFNQLVVDFLAEEPQIKPFYAYSPVKPDFAAAIKARQQFNTPRTALVAALQQQYKNLEPVKAVQDNIASLLEERTFTVTTAHQPNIFTGYLYFVYKILQTIKLCRELKQQYPQQHFVPVYYMGSEDNDLEELGSIYLEGKTLTWSAGQQGAVGRMQPDGLEQLISQVKDTLGYAPHAGELIALLRKAYLEHNNIQEATLYLVHELFGRYGLVVLVPDNPDLKRLYIPVMKDELFHQASHTIVNDTLAQLEAHYKVQANPREINLFYLQDGMRERIVQEGEQWKVLHTPLKFDAATLEKELETHPERFSPNVILRGMFQETILPNIAFVGGGGEIAYWLELKGLFAHYKVPYPVLLLRNSLLLTDEMSKQRLDKLGITTAELFQSTDDIVNGYVKKHTNATLVLKEEYAVIEKLFDALEEKARSIDVTLVASAGAERSKALKSIGKLEHKFLRAEKKKFAWQTDQIKQVKNKLFPGGSLQERKENFMPWYAAEGPAFLDRVLEALTPVTDQFIILS is encoded by the coding sequence ATGCTCGAGTATATTCCTTATGGGAAGACTGGTTATTTCAATCAGCTGGTAGTAGATTTTTTAGCAGAAGAGCCACAGATCAAACCATTTTACGCCTATTCGCCTGTAAAACCGGATTTTGCTGCAGCCATCAAGGCCCGTCAACAGTTCAATACCCCCCGGACAGCCCTGGTAGCGGCATTACAACAGCAATATAAAAACCTGGAACCAGTAAAGGCTGTACAGGATAATATTGCCAGCCTGCTGGAAGAGCGCACCTTTACGGTCACCACCGCGCATCAGCCCAATATCTTCACCGGCTACCTGTATTTTGTATATAAGATCCTGCAAACCATCAAACTGTGCAGGGAACTGAAACAACAGTATCCGCAGCAGCACTTCGTGCCTGTGTACTACATGGGCAGCGAAGACAATGACCTGGAAGAACTGGGAAGTATATACCTGGAAGGTAAAACCCTGACCTGGTCTGCCGGCCAGCAGGGGGCTGTAGGCCGCATGCAGCCCGATGGACTGGAACAGCTTATTAGTCAGGTAAAAGATACGCTGGGATATGCTCCTCATGCCGGAGAACTGATTGCACTGTTACGCAAAGCCTACCTCGAACACAATAATATCCAGGAAGCTACCCTGTACCTGGTACACGAGCTGTTTGGCCGCTATGGCCTGGTGGTACTGGTGCCCGATAATCCGGACCTGAAACGTTTATATATTCCTGTCATGAAAGATGAGCTCTTTCATCAGGCTTCCCATACCATCGTTAATGATACCCTGGCTCAACTGGAAGCTCATTATAAAGTACAGGCCAACCCCAGGGAAATAAATCTCTTTTATCTGCAGGATGGTATGCGGGAACGGATCGTACAGGAAGGAGAACAGTGGAAAGTATTACACACCCCGTTGAAATTTGACGCTGCCACGCTGGAAAAAGAACTGGAAACACATCCCGAACGCTTCAGTCCCAATGTCATCCTGAGGGGGATGTTTCAGGAAACGATCCTTCCCAATATTGCTTTTGTAGGTGGCGGTGGAGAAATTGCCTACTGGCTGGAGCTGAAAGGTCTTTTTGCTCATTATAAAGTACCATATCCTGTACTGCTGCTGCGTAACTCCCTGTTATTGACAGATGAGATGTCGAAGCAGCGGCTCGATAAGCTGGGCATTACCACCGCGGAATTGTTCCAAAGTACCGATGATATCGTGAACGGCTATGTGAAAAAACATACCAATGCTACGCTGGTTCTCAAAGAGGAATATGCTGTCATTGAAAAACTGTTTGATGCCCTGGAGGAAAAGGCACGCAGTATCGATGTGACACTGGTGGCCAGTGCCGGAGCGGAAAGAAGCAAAGCATTAAAATCTATTGGTAAACTGGAACATAAGTTTCTGCGGGCGGAAAAGAAAAAATTTGCCTGGCAGACTGACCAGATCAAACAAGTGAAAAATAAACTATTCCCCGGCGGCTCCCTACAGGAGCGTAAAGAAAACTTTATGCCCTGGTATGCAGCAGAAGGACCTGCATTCCTGGACCGGGTACTGGAAGCATTGACACCAGTAACAGATCAGTTTATAATATTGAGCTGA
- a CDS encoding glycosyltransferase family 4 protein, whose protein sequence is MKIAILSPVAWRTPPRHYGPWEQMASNLAEGLIARGIDVTLFATGDSVTNGKLAWICPQGYEEDRSADAKVNECMHISYLMEQAHHFDIIHNHFDFLPLTYSRLIGTPMVTTIHGFSSEKIVPVYQRYNQGGHYVSISNADRHPSLQYKATVYNGIRAEDFSFSPTADDYLLYYGRIHPDKGTHEAIQIARHTNRQLLMAGIVQQKDYFNEMVKPYIDNEQIKYLGPVGGTARSELLGKATALLHPISFNEPFGLSVAEAMLCGTPVIAFNRGSMPELIQDQRTGFLVDTTQEAAAAVEDIRIIDRYTCHIHARERFTTERMTEDYLKVYKMI, encoded by the coding sequence ATGAAGATCGCAATTCTTTCACCGGTAGCCTGGCGTACCCCACCCAGACATTACGGCCCCTGGGAACAGATGGCCTCCAACCTGGCGGAAGGGCTTATTGCCCGGGGAATAGATGTAACCCTTTTTGCTACCGGCGATTCCGTTACAAATGGCAAACTGGCCTGGATATGCCCACAGGGTTATGAAGAAGACCGCTCTGCAGATGCCAAGGTCAATGAATGCATGCATATCAGTTACCTGATGGAACAGGCACATCATTTTGATATTATCCATAATCATTTTGATTTTCTTCCCCTCACCTATTCCCGTCTTATTGGTACTCCCATGGTCACCACCATCCATGGATTTTCTTCTGAGAAAATTGTTCCCGTGTACCAGCGCTACAACCAGGGAGGACATTACGTGTCTATCAGCAATGCCGACCGTCATCCATCCCTCCAGTATAAAGCAACAGTATATAACGGCATACGGGCAGAGGACTTTAGCTTTAGTCCCACCGCTGATGATTACCTGCTTTACTACGGGCGTATTCATCCGGACAAAGGCACACACGAAGCCATACAAATAGCGCGGCATACCAACCGACAGTTACTGATGGCGGGGATAGTACAACAGAAAGATTATTTTAATGAGATGGTAAAACCTTACATCGACAATGAGCAGATAAAATACCTGGGACCGGTAGGAGGAACAGCCCGCAGTGAATTACTGGGCAAGGCCACTGCGCTCCTGCATCCGATCAGCTTCAACGAACCTTTCGGGCTGAGTGTGGCGGAAGCCATGCTTTGCGGTACTCCGGTCATTGCATTTAACCGTGGTTCAATGCCTGAGCTGATACAGGACCAGCGTACCGGTTTTCTGGTGGATACCACACAGGAAGCCGCAGCAGCGGTGGAAGACATCCGTATAATAGACCGCTATACATGCCATATACATGCCCGTGAGCGTTTTACAACGGAAAGGATGACGGAGGATTATCTGAAAGTTTATAAAATGATCTGA
- a CDS encoding glycoside hydrolase family 130 protein: MRLSIERKPTKIYPDLKRVVARFFFNGEARAKSIIQHVAGMTDDEVEVTITPILREFSRRHRNITRIFERHADRIKHLFAAVQVNYDELSLKRKLLTGSYFTNEYSIESAAFFNPSMIEDVDQSGLEVGEKRIILSFRAVGEGHISSIAFRSGLIDRNNQITLETAGNYVDEAEVIRNAMYKKDNFFQNAVSIKLPDPVMQEVMHTLPDEFEYMALKKVIREMQQRYQIDHLLKKALERLLWLADSYYELNFSLDTDISDRVIFPYSDAESRGIEDARFVKYTSENGSVTYYATYTAFDGVTIQPKLLATKDFYNFKIMPLYGEGAQNKNLALFPRKIKGKYVMISRIDGINGYIMYSDKINIWENPQILHTPKYPWEFVQVGNCGSPIETPEGWLVITHGVGPMRTYCIGASLLDLDDPGTEIGRLREPLLMPNKDEREGYVPNVLYSCGSIVHNDELIIPYGLSDYASGFATVNLERLLNQIKADGV; this comes from the coding sequence ATGCGATTGTCAATCGAGCGGAAGCCTACCAAGATTTATCCTGATCTGAAAAGGGTGGTCGCCAGGTTTTTTTTCAATGGCGAAGCCAGGGCTAAATCCATCATTCAGCATGTTGCTGGGATGACCGATGATGAGGTAGAAGTAACGATTACGCCTATACTGAGAGAGTTTTCCCGGCGTCACCGTAATATTACCCGCATCTTCGAAAGACATGCAGACAGAATCAAGCATCTCTTTGCCGCAGTACAAGTCAATTATGACGAGCTCTCGCTGAAAAGAAAACTGCTGACCGGCTCGTATTTTACCAATGAATATTCCATAGAATCTGCTGCTTTCTTTAATCCATCGATGATTGAAGATGTGGACCAGAGCGGGTTGGAAGTAGGGGAGAAAAGAATCATACTCAGCTTCCGTGCAGTTGGAGAAGGACATATTTCTTCCATTGCTTTCCGTAGCGGACTGATAGACCGTAATAACCAGATCACCCTGGAAACTGCCGGCAACTATGTGGATGAAGCAGAAGTGATCCGAAACGCCATGTATAAGAAAGATAATTTCTTTCAGAACGCGGTGTCTATCAAACTCCCCGATCCGGTTATGCAGGAAGTGATGCACACACTGCCAGACGAATTTGAATATATGGCCCTGAAGAAGGTAATCCGGGAAATGCAGCAGCGCTACCAGATAGACCACCTGCTGAAAAAAGCACTGGAAAGGCTGCTGTGGCTGGCAGATTCCTACTATGAACTGAATTTCTCCCTGGACACCGATATCTCAGACCGTGTCATCTTCCCTTATTCCGATGCTGAAAGCAGGGGGATTGAAGATGCCCGGTTTGTAAAATATACCAGCGAAAACGGTAGCGTCACCTATTATGCCACCTATACCGCCTTTGATGGTGTGACTATTCAGCCCAAACTATTAGCCACAAAAGATTTCTATAATTTTAAAATAATGCCCTTATATGGAGAGGGGGCCCAGAATAAAAATCTGGCCCTCTTTCCCCGTAAAATCAAGGGAAAATATGTGATGATATCCCGTATCGATGGTATCAATGGATATATCATGTATTCCGATAAAATCAATATCTGGGAAAATCCTCAGATACTGCATACCCCTAAATATCCCTGGGAATTTGTACAGGTGGGTAACTGCGGCTCTCCCATTGAAACTCCGGAGGGCTGGCTGGTGATTACCCACGGCGTAGGCCCTATGCGTACCTATTGTATTGGTGCCAGCCTGCTGGATCTGGATGATCCCGGCACGGAAATAGGCCGTCTCCGTGAGCCGCTGCTCATGCCCAATAAGGACGAAAGGGAAGGTTACGTGCCCAATGTCCTGTATTCCTGCGGCTCTATCGTACATAATGATGAGCTGATCATTCCCTATGGCTTGTCTGACTATGCTTCAGGGTTTGCCACTGTCAACCTGGAAAGGCTGCTGAACCAGATCAAGGCCGACGGCGTATAA